The genomic region CTATCTGTACATACAGCAAAGTGCAGCCTGAGTTGAGTGAAATCGTCATAACGTCCGTCAGCTGAGATTATGGAGCTGATGTAAGTCAGTGGAAAATATcagtttatcactttttatagatTATAAACCTATTaatcttgtatttttttttttatattaagtgaacacattagagtGTAGGAATTGCATTTGTCCTGTGATTAATTTGCTTATCTGTTAACAGATACTGAAACCTTATCCTCCGCACTGGACCATCAAAGCTTCCCTTCTCCATTGTAACAAAAAGCCCCCTCAGGCTACGGCTTTCAGCTAGACCTGCTACTTTACTAGGGCCCTGAATTATTTCAGCTGTCAGAAATAATGACAATCATTTATCTTATCTCCGTGATGTCATCGACGAAGCTATGTCAGGCCATTGTCTGGCTTTGTGTAAAATTGTTTTGCAGAACAGATTCTAaggaataaagaaaataaattagaATTTATAGTTAAGTAAAAGCCTAATAGTAAAGAGTTTTCCATAGTGCCGATGGCTTGGCCATGTCAGTGAAGAGAATAGTTGGGCACGTTGGATTTTGCTATAGCCCATCCTTTGATCTCTAGGAGATAAGCAGGCACCAGAGTAGTCGTAGGACAGCAACTTTCTTTCCATTCAGAAAACATGCATAGCCCGCCAATCATGCGtgtacattatgggggggggggagatcagaAATAGTTGTCAAAAATGTATAGCCAAGTTAGGGGCTGGGTCTCTGTCCGGCTTCACTAGATAGGCTCATTTATAAGTTGAGGGTGCAGTCTAATGAAGGTAGAGGGAGATAGCTGAGCCTTGGGGAATAAAGTGCAtaaccatgtcctccccccccccccccccccacacatgttcTAATGATGAGTGGAGGTCTTGGCACTGAGAACCTGAATGAtttaaaacttttcacatgtccctGTGACAtgtgttgtgttgtttttttattttttttataaatgatagGGACTTTAAGATTATTGGAGAACCACCAGCTGGCATCCTGATTGTTTTCTGGAATAAGTGGTTCCTGCTCTTGAATAGGTCTCTTGTTTCATTATAGAGGTGCCCAACCACTGAAATGAGTGGGAGTCTTGAAAATGGGAGCACATGTAAGTTTCTGTAAGCAGCAGCCagatggtggtattgctcttttATGTTGcttattgtatttttttcctaAAGGTCTCTTTCACTAACTGGTCTATTTTCATTTTCTGTGCAGTGCAGAGTTAAGTCTCTGGCGTTTCCTGATGCTTTATCATTTAGAAACATGAGGACCATCCATAGTGCTTTATTGTGCAGTGGATCAAGGATCTCTAAAGCGCCATGCATTCTCCAGTGCAGACTATATTTATCATTGGCCTAGAAATGAACAGGACCAAAGTTGTATGCCACTTTTCTTTACTTCAATGTGCCGCTGTACACACACGAAGAAAACATTGTAATTGCCTTCTAAAGAGGTATACGTTTATTTCAGTGGTTGTGACTGCAATGGCAGCCTATCTATAATCGTGCTTCGTCTCTGTATAAGTCTACTTTTCTAACGAAGATTGAGCTTTTGTGTGTCCATAGCAATGATGGTTGTAACAATCTGCTGCTCTGATCTTTCATTTATACCAGTTCTGTTCTGTTTCCACCCTTACAGGACACCATGTTTACTCGAGGAATTAAGAGAAAATGCTTAGATCCAGAAGTGATTGATGGATCCTTGGTCGACTTAAAGACTCTTCCTTCTTATACTCTAGAGCGTCAGTCAATGCTGGACATGTCCCTAGTGAAGCTTCAACTGTGCCACATGTTGGTAGAACCAAATCTCTGCCGTTCGGTCCTTATTGCCAACACAGTAAGGCAGATACAAGAGGAAATGACTCAAGATGGCAGCTGGCAGTTTTTCCATGCTCACCAAACAGAGCATCCTGCTCCTTTAGATCGTCTTGTTTCGACAGAGATTCTGTGTCGTTCCTCTAAGGATCAGTCAGAAGAGAAACACATCGATGACACCTATATTACGTACAGCGAAGAATTAGAGGTTCAAGATACTCAGGAGATTGACGATTTAGCGACAGTCACTTCGGTGAAAGCGGTGCAGAACGGTTCACCTGGCTTCTGGGAGATTGAAGGTCCACAGGAAAATAGAGCCAATCTTCAAAAATCCTTAGACCATATATTTGAAAACTTGGAAAGTAGAAATACAAATTCCATGGAAGACTTATTTTCTGAAGTTGATACTTCTTATTACGACCTGGATACTGTGCTGACGGGGATGATGGGAAATTCTAAGCTGGGACACTGTGATATGCTTGAGAACTTATCTCCGTCAGCTGCACCCACTCACTGCAAGGCTGAGCTCAATGAGATTGATCATATTGTGGAGATTCTTGTAGAATCTTGAAGATGGGTTTTGCAGTTTACACAATTATGTTTTTGAACTATAGTTTGGTTACAGAGCATTTCCACTTGGCATCCTCTTGAGATTCTGTCATGCCAGATTATTTCAgctgatccttagttatatctGGAAAAGCTAAGTAGCAACAAACACGGTTGCCTTTCCACAAGGAGTTGGTACCCAGCTAGGCACACTTGTCATTTAAGAGTTTAGATAAGGTTGGTAGCAACCTCTGTAGAGGAAATGCTGCTTATTCTAAATTCTTTGTATTATACAAACCAGTCTCTTACAAGATTTTGTTTGCAGCATCCTTGAGTTTTACTACTATTGTGCCATTAAAAGAGTTATCCCAAGAGAAAAACTTATCACCCATTTACAAGATaggtgataagtatctgatcattgGGGGTCTGAGCACTAAGGCCCATTGGATTATCAGAACAGGGGTCCCTTATTCACCCTCTTCAGGGTGGCAGAGTTTGCACACTGCTGCTTCATTCATTGTAGTAACAAAGGACAAACAATTCTCATATTTGTTAGACCCCCACAGATAAGTTTCAGTCTAGGGGTGACAACTTTTAAATGGCATGTATAAGATTGGGGTAGGGGGGAACAAAAGAGTGCTTTATTCTAAAAACAGTGCCATTCGTGTCAACAGACTGTGcgcagtattgcagctcagtttcatggggctaagctttaaaggggtactcccatggaaaacttttttttttttttttttaaatcaacttgtgccagaaagttaaacagatttgtaaatcacttctattaaaaaatcttaatccttccagtactttttagggactgtatactaaagagaaaatccaaaaaaagaaatgcatttcctgatgtcatggccacagtgctctctgctgtccattttaggaactgtccagagcagcatatgtttgctgtggggattttctccagctctggacagttcctaaaatggacagcagaggtcagcagagaccactgtggtcgtgacagaagagaaatccaaaaagaaaagcatttcctctttagtattcagcccctaaaaagtactggaaggattaagatttaatagaagtgatttacaaatctgtttaactttctggtaccagttgatttaaaaataaaaaaaagttttccacgggagtaccccattaatactGGATAGAGCATCACTCTTGTTCATGGACTGTATTTTGAAGAAGGAAGCTATATTTTCCCTCCACGTTTATGACCTAGATAtaaggtgaattttttttttctaccttttttttAAGGATAGTTtgcgaaataaataaaaaaataatttcccacTCCTTCATTTTGTAATGAAGTGCCCCCAAATGTCTAGGTCTTCACTCATCTTTCTTATGGTCCTGTATTTAATACGTATGTTAAATTATTAAAGCTGTAAACCAGTGATCTCCAGCTATTGTTAAACTTCAGCCCCTGGTATACTGGCAGTTGTAGATTCACAGCAGCCACGGAGCTATTGGTTGGGGACTTTTACTCTCAACCAGTGGTTTACAACCTAAGAGACttaagatgctgcaaaactacatttccaaacagccaatagctgtccagttatgctgggagttgtagtctagcaacagctgaagagccacaagtTGGACACCACTGCTGTAAGCTATGTATGTCATCGGTATGTGAAACATGGATTTTGTTATTCCTATCCCGGCCATATTTGGAACTAGTTGTGGATTCTTACACCATAATGCAATAGTCCCCCACTTGGGCTCTCCGGTGTTGTGAAACTACATCTTTCAGCTTGTTTTTCCAACAACTGGCTACTGGAGAGTTACAAGTTGTAGACTTCTGCCATAGAGGATAATGTATTGTTACATAAATAACATCTATGTATGTTACTTTTTTTCTAGTTACACTAATCTTcagtatttattttatatagtctttatatttttttcataatccatatttatttttttattactgtatattgtaatTACCGTAACACAAAATGAATGGCGCATTCCAGACACACAAATAGTGGCATCATAATAATTACCAGGAAGAGGAGTTGTCTTGTATTGTGAAGGTAATGTAGCTCTCCTCTAGTAACACCTATGGGTTGCTACTATGTAAGTCAGTGTCCATCCCTGCAAAGAACCATGAAACTAAGGATATCAGCTCTTCCAGTTTTCAAGCTGTCTACAAATGGATAACTCTGGTTTGTCTAATATACCCTGTCTTGTATtatgtctctttaaaggggttatcgacaAATAGATAAACAGAGCTCAATTCTTAAAGAGAAAAAAACGGCACCACACCTTTCCTCAGGTCCTGTGTgacattacaacttggctccattcactttaatagaactgagctgcaatatcacactCAAACTGAGGACAGGagcgttgctgttttttttaagaaatcggCTCTGCTTTTCTGACCCTGGATAACCCCGTTAATGGGTTAGACATTGGCTTATAGGATAGTTACCTAAGGGGTTACTTCCTTGTCAAGGAGAGCTGATTTGCATACTTAATCATTTACATATACCCAAAAACACTTGTTTTTGGATACTACCACACGTATAAACTGGGCCTAATTTCTTGTTCACACTGTGTAGTTTGACATTCTAAAATATGCTATCTCTTTATGATCAGTTGTGGTTTGACCTCTGGGACCCTGCCGATGCTGAGAATTAAGGGGCTGCAGCACAGTCAGTGTTTCTCCCGGTGAAGGAGTTACAGCACTGAATCTTTGCTGCTGggtttgctggggggggggtcccatatGTTGAACCACCATTGGTCAATGATGGTGTATGTGCATTTTGAGATGGAAATGTGCATTTAACAGGGTTTGGGGCCAAGAAGAAataaattacctttttttttaattggcatATTATTACCACTATTGATTTTGgctattaaatataaatatatgcaaaacTGCACAAAATTAACAAAGTGTTTAGATTTTGAGTCAACCGgtgtattataacaataattacttgggcttcgttcacattgccgttgtacACTGCTATTCGGAGTTCCGTCAGTCATCCAACCAGAAGGATCGGAGTTTAGCGGAGGAAAAAATAGTGTAAGCACTATTATATTTTCcgctaaaatcctgtaaaattacaGAGTCACCGACAAAACCCaggcaagtgaatggggtctgtcaTGACCTGTTAGTAGTCATTTGCATCCGTCCCATTTCAGGGTCCGATCGGCTCTAAAAAAATAAAGCCGATAGTACCCTTAACGGGTCAATGGAAACggatgtgtgaacctagccttaaaagggtattccaggcaaaacctttttttatatatatcaactggctctggaaagttaaacagatttgtaaattatttctattaaaaaaatcttaaaccttccaatagttattagcttctgaagttttgtgtttaactgctcaatgatgatgtcacgtcccgggagctgtgcatgatgggagaatatccccataggaactgcacagctcccgggacgtgagtcatcagagagcagttagacagaaaaaaaacaactccacttcagaagctaataactattggaaggattaagattttttaatagaagtaatttacaaatctgtttaactttccggagccagttgatatataaaaaaagttttgacctggaatacccctttaacgttgcATGTGAAGTTCTGGTTTTGATGTGTGCAAATACATTATATGGACAAAACTACAAGGACACCTATAGCAACTTTTAGGACATCCCATCCTATAGCCATATGGAGTTGGCTCTCTCTTTGCAGGTATTACAGCTTTAAGTCCACTGAGAGGACTTTCTAAAGATTTTGCAATTGTCTttggaaatttttgcccatttatGTAGAAGAGCATTTGGGAGGTCAGACGCGGATGTTGGAGATGGGGGGCCTGGCTCACAATTTCCATACTAGTTCATCCCAAAGATGTTCAATGGGGTTGAGGTCAGGGCTTAAGTTTTTCTACACCAACCTCACACAACCATGCCTATATGGGCCTTATTGTGTGTACTGGGGCACAGTCATGCCAGGAACAGAAAACTGAACCCAAACTGTTCCCACAAAGCTGGAAGCACTGTCCACAATGTCTTGGtatgcttaaaggaaatctgtcagtacagacaaacggtgtaggtgacactgatgacaatggtacttaccttgtcccattctccAGTAATCTTAtctggtatcttcagctccgggcccggcttggagcatgggcagagcttagtgaagtCACCGCTTCTTTTCTTTGCTGGATCtcactgctagagaacagcagcgctGAGGTCACTAAGCATTAAGGTTTCCCTTCACTGGAACTAAAGGGCCTAAGCCAACCCTTAAGAAACAACCCCATAGAATTATCCCTTCTCCGCCAAACTTAACAGCTGACAAAATGCCATCAGGAAGTTAATGTTCTCCTGGTGTTTGCCAAACCCAGACTCCTCCAGCAGACGCCAAAAACAGAAGTATAAATAAGTCGTCATTCCACACAACACGTGTCCAGTGGCGGCTTTACATCCG from Hyla sarda isolate aHylSar1 chromosome 11, aHylSar1.hap1, whole genome shotgun sequence harbors:
- the CDCA4 gene encoding cell division cycle-associated protein 4 — encoded protein: MFTRGIKRKCLDPEVIDGSLVDLKTLPSYTLERQSMLDMSLVKLQLCHMLVEPNLCRSVLIANTVRQIQEEMTQDGSWQFFHAHQTEHPAPLDRLVSTEILCRSSKDQSEEKHIDDTYITYSEELEVQDTQEIDDLATVTSVKAVQNGSPGFWEIEGPQENRANLQKSLDHIFENLESRNTNSMEDLFSEVDTSYYDLDTVLTGMMGNSKLGHCDMLENLSPSAAPTHCKAELNEIDHIVEILVES